A DNA window from Campylobacter lari contains the following coding sequences:
- a CDS encoding COG3400 family protein → MNKILLLADGPFAKDFLKKIYNNKTFKESLSVVYYNDDSVDLDLENEQISFFKFDPTSLIKLENLLKENFHQAIIYMQEEADTLACYKNLRKLYPRLNIVIMDLWNSQIDDNFCEVINIYDTLSTRLTGCLDNMPSMAQFIGLGQGEIMEVKIPAGSSFAYRHISSISQKRFKIVMVYRNNEFILARPGLILMPNDSILIVGDPKVLQSVFTNVKTSLGRFPSPFGDNILCIIDMKKMSEFAIEKLIFASLLLHVRINSKKLYFKVINPTLTPMYYKLKSLHKNSTEVIFDFESTNIKNIKPFVENTSIGLLVVEDYLFEKEKSFLFTLKLPVLKAGKGDFADLKSSVVLSSNFEDVEGIASIMLDFNKQIQLGLALYYYALKLNKAEIFEYHQYFESLSKLHDEKLLLIEEKEHNPINKFSYKQNILHFVPFNEKILGNNFNKILKTDLNTIYYKMNKNYQLFIPSL, encoded by the coding sequence ATGAATAAGATTTTATTACTAGCTGATGGACCTTTTGCGAAAGATTTTTTAAAGAAAATTTATAATAACAAAACCTTCAAAGAGTCTTTGAGTGTTGTGTATTATAATGATGATAGCGTAGACTTAGACTTAGAGAATGAACAAATTTCTTTTTTTAAATTTGATCCTACGAGTTTGATTAAGCTAGAAAATTTATTAAAAGAAAATTTTCATCAAGCTATTATTTATATGCAAGAAGAAGCAGATACATTAGCTTGCTATAAAAATTTAAGAAAATTATACCCAAGATTAAATATAGTTATTATGGATTTGTGGAATAGCCAAATTGATGATAATTTTTGTGAAGTAATTAATATTTATGATACTTTAAGTACAAGATTGACAGGTTGTTTGGATAATATGCCTTCAATGGCACAATTTATAGGGCTTGGACAAGGTGAGATTATGGAAGTTAAAATTCCTGCAGGATCAAGCTTTGCTTATAGGCACATAAGCTCTATTAGTCAAAAACGCTTTAAAATTGTAATGGTTTATAGAAATAATGAATTTATTCTGGCAAGACCTGGGCTTATTTTAATGCCAAATGATAGCATTTTAATCGTAGGTGATCCTAAAGTTTTGCAAAGTGTTTTTACTAATGTTAAAACAAGCTTAGGACGCTTTCCATCGCCTTTTGGAGATAATATACTTTGTATTATAGATATGAAAAAAATGAGTGAGTTTGCTATAGAAAAGCTTATTTTTGCAAGCTTGCTTTTGCATGTAAGAATCAATAGCAAAAAACTTTATTTTAAGGTGATTAATCCTACTTTAACTCCTATGTATTATAAACTTAAATCCTTGCATAAAAATAGCACTGAAGTGATATTTGACTTTGAAAGCACAAATATAAAAAACATTAAACCTTTTGTGGAAAATACTAGCATAGGTTTGCTAGTGGTGGAGGATTATCTTTTTGAAAAAGAAAAAAGTTTTCTTTTTACTTTAAAACTTCCTGTGTTAAAAGCAGGTAAAGGGGATTTTGCAGATTTAAAATCTTCTGTAGTTTTAAGTTCAAATTTTGAAGATGTAGAGGGTATTGCTTCTATTATGCTTGATTTTAACAAGCAAATTCAACTAGGCCTTGCCTTGTATTACTATGCTTTAAAATTAAATAAAGCCGAAATTTTTGAATATCATCAGTATTTTGAAAGCCTTTCAAAACTTCATGATGAAAAATTACTTTTGATAGAAGAAAAAGAACATAATCCTATCAATAAATTTTCTTACAAACAAAATATATTGCATTTTGTACCATTTAATGAAAAAATTTTAGGAAACAATTTCAATAAAATTTTAAAAACGGATTTAAATACGATATATTATAAGATGAATAAAAATTATCAATTGTTTATACCATCATTGTGA
- a CDS encoding ShlB/FhaC/HecB family hemolysin secretion/activation protein, whose translation MKKLLLSTIAISSLVYANNGSIIIAKNDIEKVIELSPDRNLPQNKAIKENLKTKDDYKKTQEAKKDFEEKKKELKEKFNQEDKTNEEANNQTNNNTTNPNNQTNTNTNNDKANTNSSINNQTNNNFNSTNNSFNTNNASNNHSFNNNTTKLNNQTNTNNNTSNPNNQTNNSSNTNSTNSSNQTNTTTTKEVITKYKFIITNENTSFEKLGIKEEDLQILISEFSTRKFSLQDLQDISNIIAYYFQVNGYPAATAYVPQQEFEDSVQINIALGTLGKYIIKNKTTIKDYFIESKLNERIKGKIISTKLIEDSVYKVNEMYGIQTLAGLQAGENVGETDIVIEVVPDTKANVLLYADNYGIKSAGDIRAGISMGFNSILNMGDYYNFYLQSSNEKQINYGASYTFFLGNLKITPSISQGSYSLGGDYQEVGFSGTSRNFGIDFSYPVWINTNSSLYFTSSIYHKILKDEPFSNIFEDYSINKHSNVGSIGLEGLFRGFENNTLSYSVKISIGKVNDDGTTMFGSTSKSGGKGFGWFRKLNASLNNYYSINEYITHTLNINYQKVLGNFELDSSESSSLGGAYGVRAYDNGEGDGDNTIVANFGIRINIPNTNFYFTPFYDVGYAWYEKASGDRLADEHFLDAVGLQILYNKANEYYIKLDAARAVHQYKYDDEHRMKLYLSGGVYF comes from the coding sequence ATGAAAAAACTTTTACTTAGCACTATAGCAATTAGCTCTTTAGTCTATGCTAATAATGGAAGTATTATCATAGCTAAAAATGATATAGAAAAGGTTATAGAATTATCTCCTGATAGAAACCTCCCTCAAAACAAAGCTATCAAAGAAAATCTAAAAACCAAAGATGATTATAAAAAAACTCAAGAAGCTAAAAAAGACTTTGAAGAAAAAAAGAAAGAATTAAAAGAAAAATTTAATCAAGAAGATAAAACTAATGAGGAAGCTAACAATCAAACTAATAATAACACTACCAACCCAAATAACCAAACTAACACTAATACAAACAATGACAAAGCTAACACTAACTCTAGTATAAATAATCAAACAAACAATAATTTTAATTCAACTAATAATAGCTTTAATACCAATAATGCTTCAAACAATCATAGTTTTAATAACAACACTACCAAATTAAACAATCAAACCAATACCAACAATAATACAAGTAATCCAAATAATCAAACAAACAATAGTTCTAACACTAACTCTACTAACTCAAGTAATCAAACTAATACTACCACCACTAAAGAAGTAATAACCAAATACAAATTCATCATCACTAATGAAAACACTAGCTTTGAAAAGCTAGGTATTAAAGAAGAAGATTTACAAATACTCATTAGTGAGTTTAGCACTAGAAAATTTAGTTTGCAAGATTTACAAGATATATCTAATATTATTGCTTATTATTTCCAAGTTAATGGCTATCCTGCTGCAACAGCTTATGTACCCCAACAAGAATTTGAAGATAGTGTACAAATAAACATAGCCTTAGGAACATTAGGTAAGTATATAATAAAGAATAAAACTACTATAAAAGATTATTTTATTGAAAGTAAGCTTAATGAAAGAATCAAAGGTAAAATCATCTCTACTAAATTAATAGAAGATAGTGTATATAAAGTCAATGAAATGTATGGCATTCAAACCCTAGCAGGCTTACAAGCAGGAGAGAATGTAGGAGAAACTGATATAGTTATAGAAGTAGTTCCTGATACTAAGGCTAATGTATTATTATATGCTGATAATTATGGTATTAAAAGTGCAGGGGATATTAGAGCTGGTATTAGTATGGGATTTAATTCTATACTTAATATGGGAGATTATTATAATTTTTACTTACAATCAAGCAATGAAAAACAAATTAACTATGGGGCTAGTTATACTTTCTTTTTAGGAAATTTAAAAATTACTCCAAGTATATCTCAAGGCTCTTATTCTTTAGGTGGAGATTATCAAGAAGTTGGCTTTAGCGGTACTTCTAGAAATTTCGGTATAGACTTTTCTTATCCTGTATGGATTAATACTAATTCATCTTTATACTTTACTTCTAGTATTTATCATAAGATATTAAAAGATGAACCTTTTTCAAACATATTTGAAGATTATAGTATTAATAAACATTCTAATGTGGGTAGTATAGGTTTAGAAGGTTTATTTAGAGGCTTTGAGAATAATACTTTAAGTTATAGTGTTAAGATAAGTATAGGTAAGGTTAATGATGATGGTACTACTATGTTTGGAAGTACATCTAAAAGTGGAGGCAAAGGCTTTGGTTGGTTTAGAAAACTCAATGCTAGTTTGAATAATTATTATAGTATTAATGAGTATATTACTCATACTTTAAATATAAACTATCAAAAGGTATTAGGAAATTTTGAATTAGATTCTTCTGAAAGTTCATCTTTAGGTGGAGCTTATGGGGTAAGAGCTTATGATAATGGAGAGGGAGATGGAGATAATACCATAGTAGCTAACTTTGGTATAAGAATAAATATACCAAATACTAATTTTTATTTTACTCCCTTTTATGATGTAGGTTATGCTTGGTATGAAAAAGCTTCAGGGGATAGATTAGCAGATGAGCATTTTTTAGATGCAGTAGGCTTACAAATACTTTATAATAAAGCTAATGAGTATTATATAAAGCTTGATGCAGCAAGAGCAGTTCATCAGTATAAATATGATGATGAACATAGAATGAAATTGTATTTAAGTGGAGGGGTGTATTTTTGA